A stretch of the Sphingomonas sp. CL5.1 genome encodes the following:
- the purD gene encoding phosphoribosylamine--glycine ligase, which produces MNVLLIGSGGREHALAWKLAQSPKLDTLFAAPGNPGIARHATIAALDVTDHRAVIDFCRREHIKLVVIGPEAPLVEGLADNIRAIGVPVFGPGRAAAQLEGSKGFTKDLCARVGIPTARYFRVTSRDGALATLDDFGEKCVIKADGLAAGKGVTVAQTRAEAEAAIAALFADGPAEAVIEEMLEGPEASLFVLSDGTVTAAFGSAQDHKRVGDGDTGPNTGGMGAYSPAAVLTPELEERALGEIVRPTIDALAEAGTPYVGVLYAGLMLTADGPKLIEYNVRFGDPECQVLMMRFAGDLVELLLAVAEGRLADQPEPAFSPEVALTVVMAAKGYPGTPVTGGAIGGIDAAEATGAIVFQAGTKEADGRLVASGGRVLAVTASGPDVKSAQAAAYRAVDAIDFPDGFCRRDIGRGAI; this is translated from the coding sequence TTGAATGTATTGCTGATCGGCTCTGGTGGACGTGAACATGCGCTGGCGTGGAAGCTGGCGCAATCGCCGAAGCTCGATACCCTGTTCGCCGCTCCCGGCAACCCCGGCATCGCGCGACATGCGACGATCGCCGCGCTCGACGTGACGGATCACCGCGCGGTGATCGATTTCTGCCGCCGCGAGCATATCAAGCTGGTGGTGATCGGGCCGGAGGCGCCGCTGGTCGAGGGGCTGGCCGACAATATCCGCGCGATTGGCGTCCCCGTGTTCGGCCCCGGCCGCGCGGCGGCGCAGCTCGAAGGGTCGAAAGGCTTCACCAAGGACCTGTGCGCGCGCGTCGGCATCCCCACCGCGCGCTATTTCCGCGTGACGAGCCGGGATGGCGCGCTCGCCACGCTCGACGATTTCGGCGAGAAATGCGTCATCAAGGCGGACGGCCTCGCCGCCGGCAAGGGCGTGACGGTGGCGCAGACCCGCGCCGAGGCGGAAGCGGCGATCGCGGCGCTGTTCGCGGACGGCCCGGCCGAAGCGGTGATCGAGGAGATGCTGGAAGGCCCGGAGGCGAGCCTGTTCGTCCTGTCGGACGGCACCGTCACCGCCGCGTTCGGCTCGGCGCAGGACCACAAGCGCGTCGGCGATGGCGATACCGGGCCGAACACCGGCGGCATGGGCGCCTACAGCCCCGCCGCCGTGCTGACGCCGGAGCTGGAGGAGCGCGCGCTGGGCGAGATCGTCCGCCCGACGATCGACGCGCTGGCGGAGGCCGGAACACCCTATGTCGGCGTGCTCTACGCCGGGCTGATGCTGACGGCGGACGGGCCGAAGCTGATCGAATATAACGTCCGCTTCGGCGATCCCGAATGCCAGGTGCTGATGATGCGCTTCGCCGGCGATCTGGTGGAATTGCTGCTGGCGGTGGCGGAGGGGCGGCTTGCGGACCAGCCGGAACCCGCCTTCTCGCCGGAAGTTGCCCTGACGGTGGTGATGGCGGCGAAGGGCTATCCGGGGACGCCCGTCACCGGCGGCGCGATCGGCGGGATCGACGCGGCGGAGGCGACTGGGGCGATCGTGTTCCAGGCCGGTACGAAGGAAGCGGATGGCAGGCTGGTGGCGAGCGGCGGCCGCGTGCTCGCCGTCACCGCGAGCGGGCCGGACGTGAAAAGCGCACAGGCCGCCGCCTATCGCGCGGTCGACGCGATTGACTTCCCGGACGGTTTCTGCCGCCGCGACATCGGCCGGGGCGCGATCTGA
- a CDS encoding DUF2093 domain-containing protein encodes MLMSNTDRPARLHYLANGFRVLTPGDHVVCAVSGARIPLEDLRYWDVMGQRAFASATLATEALSPR; translated from the coding sequence ATGCTGATGTCCAATACCGACCGGCCCGCGCGGCTGCATTATCTCGCCAACGGCTTCCGCGTGCTGACGCCGGGCGATCATGTCGTCTGCGCGGTTTCCGGCGCGCGCATCCCGCTGGAAGACCTGCGTTATTGGGACGTGATGGGGCAGCGCGCCTTCGCCTCCGCGACGCTGGCGACCGAGGCGCTCTCGCCGCGATGA
- a CDS encoding YihY/virulence factor BrkB family protein yields the protein MDDVTNTLTPEARAERFHGALGDELSRLESGNRALEVLKRAANGVYTVGFMHAGNLAYLALMAVFPFFIVAAAVLSALGENDRIQMAVTSFLHVLPPDVSDILRKPIHDVLTARTGSLLWLGALVGLWTVGSFVETIREIFRQAYGTKSTQPIWRARLGLSFGIVVSVVLALISFLVQGLLTAAEQFVYRLIPWAQDVAGWIGISRAIPGVVMFGALFMLFYFVTPSKYRYTGSRKWPGALFTTAWWIGMTAVLPLVLAQFGGYSLTYGGLAGVVVTLLFFYLIGLGLVFGAHLNAALAEPPETRLEDASEQEEKAGP from the coding sequence TTGGACGATGTCACGAACACGCTGACACCGGAGGCCCGGGCGGAACGCTTCCACGGCGCGCTCGGGGACGAGCTTTCGAGGCTTGAATCGGGCAATCGCGCGCTGGAGGTGCTGAAACGCGCCGCCAATGGCGTCTATACCGTCGGCTTCATGCACGCCGGCAACCTCGCCTATCTGGCGCTGATGGCGGTGTTCCCCTTCTTCATCGTCGCGGCGGCGGTGCTTTCCGCGCTGGGCGAGAACGACCGCATCCAGATGGCAGTCACCTCGTTCCTCCATGTCCTGCCGCCCGACGTATCCGATATCCTGCGCAAGCCGATCCACGACGTGCTGACCGCGCGCACCGGCTCGCTGCTGTGGCTCGGCGCGCTGGTCGGGCTGTGGACGGTCGGCAGCTTCGTCGAGACGATCCGCGAGATTTTCCGCCAGGCCTATGGCACGAAAAGCACGCAGCCGATCTGGCGCGCGCGGCTGGGGCTGTCGTTCGGCATCGTCGTGTCGGTGGTGCTGGCGCTGATCTCGTTCCTCGTGCAGGGCCTGCTCACCGCCGCCGAACAGTTCGTCTATCGCCTCATCCCTTGGGCGCAGGACGTCGCCGGCTGGATCGGGATCAGCCGCGCGATCCCCGGCGTGGTGATGTTCGGCGCGCTGTTCATGCTGTTCTATTTCGTCACCCCGTCGAAATACCGCTACACCGGCAGCCGCAAATGGCCCGGCGCGCTGTTCACCACCGCGTGGTGGATCGGGATGACGGCGGTGCTGCCGCTCGTCCTCGCGCAGTTCGGCGGCTATAGCCTAACCTATGGCGGCCTCGCCGGCGTGGTGGTGACGCTGCTATTCTTCTATCTGATCGGCCTGGGGCTGGTATTCGGCGCGCACCTTAACGCGGCACTGGCGGAACCGCCTGAAACGAGGCTAGAGGACGCGTCCGAGCAAGAAGAAAAGGCGGGACCGTGA
- the xseA gene encoding exodeoxyribonuclease VII large subunit has translation MSDPFLDPPGRLVAEAAPGSNAPALSVGELSQRLKRVVEGEFGHVRLRGEISGYKRVASGHAYLCLKDEAAVIDGVIWKGQAAGLAFRPEDGIEVIATGRLTTYPGRSKYQIIIERMELAGAGALMALLEKRRAALAAEGLFDQERKRRLPFLPRRIGVVTSPTGAVIRDILHRLEDRCPSHVLVWPVKVQGDGAANEVAAAVRGFNALAEELRPELIIVARGGGSIEDLWAFNEEVVVRAVAASDIPTISAVGHETDTTLCDHAADLRAPTPTAAAELAVPVLADIRLTVAAHAQRAERCARRYVERGRERLEAQARLLPTRDRLLGPQRQRLDDAGQRADRALERRVTQSRGQLDRIAGALRPATLDRRLEAARQRLADFGRLLAAVNPDAPLQRGYARVTARAGATLTTAAAVRAAGAVTLHFHDGNVDAKVEGARQRTYAPPPPEQPSLL, from the coding sequence ATGTCCGATCCCTTCCTTGATCCGCCGGGCCGGCTGGTAGCCGAGGCCGCTCCCGGCAGCAACGCGCCTGCGCTTTCCGTCGGCGAGCTCTCCCAGCGGCTGAAGCGGGTGGTGGAGGGCGAGTTCGGCCATGTCCGCCTGCGCGGCGAGATTTCCGGCTACAAGCGCGTCGCCTCCGGCCACGCCTATCTCTGCCTCAAGGACGAGGCGGCGGTGATCGACGGGGTGATCTGGAAGGGGCAGGCGGCGGGCCTCGCCTTCCGCCCGGAGGACGGCATCGAGGTGATCGCCACCGGGCGGCTGACGACCTATCCCGGCCGCTCCAAATACCAGATCATCATCGAGCGGATGGAGCTGGCCGGCGCGGGCGCGCTGATGGCGCTGCTGGAGAAGCGCCGCGCCGCGCTGGCGGCGGAGGGGCTGTTCGATCAGGAGCGCAAGCGCCGCCTGCCGTTCCTGCCGCGCCGCATCGGCGTCGTCACCTCGCCGACCGGCGCGGTGATCCGCGATATCCTGCACCGGCTGGAGGACCGCTGCCCCAGCCACGTCCTCGTCTGGCCGGTGAAGGTGCAGGGCGACGGCGCGGCGAACGAGGTGGCGGCGGCGGTGCGCGGCTTCAACGCGCTGGCGGAGGAATTGCGGCCCGAGCTTATCATCGTCGCGCGCGGCGGCGGTTCGATCGAGGACCTCTGGGCGTTCAACGAGGAGGTGGTGGTGCGCGCCGTCGCGGCCTCCGATATTCCGACGATCTCGGCGGTCGGACACGAGACCGACACGACGCTCTGCGACCATGCCGCCGACCTGCGCGCGCCGACCCCCACCGCCGCTGCCGAACTGGCGGTGCCGGTGCTCGCCGACATCCGTCTTACGGTTGCCGCCCACGCCCAGCGCGCCGAGCGCTGCGCGCGCCGCTATGTCGAGCGCGGACGTGAGCGGCTGGAGGCGCAGGCGCGGCTGCTGCCGACGCGCGATCGGCTGCTCGGCCCGCAGCGCCAGCGGCTCGACGACGCCGGCCAGCGCGCCGATCGCGCGCTGGAGCGCCGCGTCACGCAATCGCGCGGCCAGCTCGACCGTATTGCCGGCGCGCTGCGACCCGCGACGCTCGACCGGCGGCTGGAGGCGGCGCGGCAGCGGCTCGCCGATTTCGGGCGGCTGCTGGCGGCGGTGAACCCGGATGCGCCGTTGCAGCGCGGCTATGCCCGCGTCACCGCGCGCGCCGGCGCGACCCTCACCACCGCCGCCGCCGTGCGGGCGGCGGGGGCGGTGACGCTCCATTTCCACGACGGCAATGTCGACGCGAAGGTTGAGGGCGCGCGGCAGCGGACCTATGCTCCGCCTCCGCCCGAACAGCCATCCCTTCTATGA
- a CDS encoding DnaJ C-terminal domain-containing protein — protein MADPYSTLGVARGASEADIKKAYRKLAKELHPDRNKDNPKASERFSQVTSAYDLLTDKEKRARFDRGEIDADGNPTSPFGAGFAGGRGGAGGGGFRSQGFEFGGDGEGVDMSDIFEGLFGGRGGGGAGGGGFASGFGRRQPPPKGANAAYRLRVPFVDAAALAPQRITLGDGKTIDLKLPAGVEDGTQMRLSGKGEPGPGGAGDAIVTIEVVPHRFFTRDGDDVRLDLPVTLGEAVLGGPVKVPTVEKPVMLTVPAGSSSGKVLRLKGKGFHKKGGGRGDQLVTLMVDLPANDAALRQFVEGWDGGGNPRAAMGV, from the coding sequence ATGGCCGATCCATATTCGACGCTGGGTGTCGCGCGCGGCGCTTCCGAGGCGGACATCAAGAAGGCGTATCGCAAGCTCGCGAAGGAGCTGCATCCCGACCGCAACAAGGACAATCCCAAGGCCTCCGAGCGCTTCAGCCAGGTGACGTCCGCTTATGACCTGCTGACCGACAAGGAGAAGCGCGCGCGCTTCGACCGCGGCGAGATCGACGCGGACGGCAATCCCACCTCCCCGTTCGGCGCAGGGTTCGCCGGCGGACGCGGAGGTGCCGGCGGCGGCGGCTTCCGCTCGCAAGGCTTCGAGTTCGGCGGCGACGGCGAAGGCGTCGACATGTCCGACATCTTCGAGGGCCTGTTCGGCGGGCGCGGCGGCGGTGGAGCCGGCGGCGGCGGGTTCGCCAGTGGCTTTGGCCGGCGCCAGCCACCGCCCAAGGGCGCCAACGCCGCCTATCGCCTGCGCGTGCCGTTCGTCGACGCCGCGGCGCTCGCGCCGCAGCGGATAACGCTGGGCGACGGCAAGACGATCGACCTCAAGCTCCCCGCCGGGGTCGAGGACGGGACGCAGATGCGCCTGTCCGGCAAGGGGGAGCCGGGGCCGGGCGGCGCGGGCGACGCGATCGTCACGATCGAGGTGGTGCCGCACCGCTTCTTCACCCGCGACGGCGACGACGTGCGGCTCGACCTGCCCGTCACGCTCGGCGAGGCGGTGCTGGGCGGGCCGGTGAAGGTGCCGACCGTCGAGAAGCCGGTGATGCTCACCGTCCCGGCCGGCTCAAGCTCCGGCAAGGTGCTGCGTCTCAAGGGCAAGGGCTTCCACAAGAAGGGCGGCGGGCGCGGCGACCAGCTCGTCACGCTGATGGTGGACCTGCCGGCGAACGACGCCGCGCTCAGGCAGTTCGTGGAAGGCTGGGACGGCGGCGGGAACCCGCGCGCGGCGATGGGCGTCTGA
- a CDS encoding M23 family metallopeptidase, translating to MSRARRWAGITLIATLAAGCVPPASEAPPPMPVPRPAPPPAPRPLPPAAFGAFSGAPRQGALMLGTAPSGTVSLALDGMPIEVASDGRFLIAFDRDAGPRATLVATLADGRHATREFDIAPGDWRIERLDTVAKVPVPSAEFARRRPAELEQIKVARAMRTDADGWRQRFIWPASGRISGLFGAQRIYRGEPGAYHGGVDVAKPAGAPVVAPADGVVILAASSSFTLEGNLLMLDHGMGLNSAFLHLSRIEVKVGDHVRQGQEIGRVGATGRATGPHLHWAMMWRGKRIDPMRVAGNMGR from the coding sequence ATGAGCCGTGCGAGGCGGTGGGCCGGGATCACGCTGATCGCGACGCTGGCGGCGGGTTGCGTGCCGCCGGCGAGCGAAGCGCCGCCGCCCATGCCTGTTCCGCGTCCCGCGCCGCCGCCTGCGCCGCGACCGCTGCCGCCAGCGGCCTTCGGCGCCTTTTCAGGTGCGCCGCGGCAAGGCGCGCTGATGCTCGGCACCGCGCCGTCCGGCACTGTTTCGCTGGCGCTCGACGGGATGCCGATCGAGGTGGCGAGCGACGGTCGCTTCCTGATCGCCTTCGACCGCGACGCCGGCCCGCGCGCGACGCTGGTCGCGACACTCGCCGATGGCCGCCATGCGACGCGGGAGTTCGACATCGCGCCCGGCGATTGGCGGATCGAACGGCTCGACACCGTCGCCAAGGTCCCCGTGCCGAGCGCCGAATTCGCCCGTCGCCGCCCCGCTGAACTGGAACAGATCAAGGTCGCGCGCGCGATGCGCACCGACGCCGACGGCTGGCGTCAGCGCTTCATCTGGCCGGCGAGCGGCCGCATCTCCGGCCTGTTCGGCGCGCAGCGCATCTATCGGGGCGAGCCGGGTGCCTATCACGGCGGCGTCGATGTGGCGAAGCCGGCCGGCGCGCCGGTGGTCGCCCCGGCGGACGGCGTGGTGATCCTGGCCGCGTCATCGTCCTTCACGCTGGAGGGCAATCTGCTGATGCTCGATCACGGCATGGGGCTGAACAGCGCCTTCCTGCACCTGTCGCGGATCGAGGTGAAGGTCGGCGATCACGTCCGCCAGGGCCAGGAGATCGGCCGCGTCGGCGCGACGGGGCGCGCGACGGGGCCACATCTCCACTGGGCGATGATGTGGCGTGGGAAGAGGATCGACCCGATGCGGGTAGCGGGGAATATGGGGCGGTAA
- a CDS encoding putative 2OG-Fe(II) oxygenase, translated as MGPSVRIASVFPTSVYTVVVPNSGALSASLREAIVQRSAGQNGVSRSNVGGWQSEIDMLRWGGEAAASLARIVTEACRRLTANSDGSTPSVAWRPEMWANINRVGDSNQNHWHPGSYLSFVYYVDDGYAGSADPALGGELVFVDPRMPFLRMRTPGLRHRVAGGNVEEQETWVRPFSGLLIGFPSFLGHSVRPYHGSGTRISIAINMIARTQ; from the coding sequence ATGGGTCCGAGCGTGCGCATAGCCTCTGTATTTCCGACCTCGGTTTATACTGTCGTGGTGCCGAATAGCGGCGCGTTGAGCGCGTCATTGCGCGAGGCGATCGTCCAGCGAAGCGCCGGGCAGAACGGCGTGAGCCGATCCAATGTCGGCGGCTGGCAGTCGGAAATAGACATGCTGCGCTGGGGTGGCGAGGCGGCGGCCTCACTCGCCCGAATCGTGACGGAGGCGTGTCGTCGGTTGACGGCAAACTCCGATGGATCAACCCCGTCGGTGGCATGGCGACCGGAAATGTGGGCTAATATCAATCGTGTGGGCGATTCGAATCAAAATCACTGGCACCCTGGCTCGTATCTTTCGTTCGTCTATTACGTCGACGATGGATATGCCGGATCGGCCGATCCCGCGCTGGGTGGAGAATTGGTGTTCGTCGATCCCCGCATGCCGTTCCTGAGGATGCGGACGCCGGGCCTTCGCCATCGTGTCGCCGGCGGCAATGTCGAGGAACAGGAGACATGGGTAAGGCCGTTCAGCGGATTGTTGATCGGGTTTCCCTCATTTCTCGGTCATTCGGTCCGCCCCTATCATGGCTCAGGAACGCGCATCTCGATCGCGATCAACATGATCGCGCGAACGCAGTAA
- a CDS encoding 2OG-Fe(II) oxygenase family protein, whose amino-acid sequence MPEKAKGPSLDFVLGNHDITALARCYRERGSVRIRNFLADPIPLSDHLHGRTDWRQVLNAGDKVYELDADVRAQMDAERVAALDAAVYSGATHGFQFRYETIRTPDAEAERAECGDLLNRFALWLSQGEARNFLRRITGEDRIDFADAQATRFSGGDFLTGHDDLVEGKSRHAAYVCGLTPFWRLEWGGLLLFHGADGGEARALSPEFNVLDIFAVPVPHSVSLVSPAAGKKRVSITGWLRSRP is encoded by the coding sequence ATGCCGGAGAAGGCGAAGGGCCCATCGCTGGACTTCGTGCTGGGTAATCACGATATTACCGCGCTCGCGCGTTGTTATCGCGAGCGCGGAAGCGTGCGGATTCGAAATTTTCTTGCCGACCCCATTCCGCTTTCCGATCATTTACATGGTCGGACAGATTGGCGCCAGGTGCTGAACGCCGGCGATAAGGTCTATGAGCTTGATGCCGATGTCCGCGCGCAAATGGATGCGGAGCGCGTGGCCGCGCTCGACGCGGCGGTCTATTCGGGCGCCACGCATGGCTTCCAGTTCCGCTATGAAACGATCCGCACGCCGGACGCTGAAGCGGAGCGTGCGGAATGTGGTGATCTGTTGAACCGTTTCGCTCTGTGGCTATCGCAAGGCGAAGCGCGAAATTTCCTTCGCAGGATCACTGGCGAGGATCGAATTGACTTCGCCGATGCTCAGGCCACCCGCTTTTCGGGTGGCGACTTCCTTACCGGCCATGACGATCTGGTCGAAGGCAAGAGCCGCCACGCAGCCTATGTTTGTGGGCTGACGCCGTTCTGGCGATTGGAATGGGGTGGTTTGCTGCTGTTTCATGGCGCGGACGGCGGCGAAGCCCGTGCGCTTTCCCCGGAGTTCAATGTGCTGGATATATTCGCCGTACCTGTGCCGCATAGCGTTTCGCTAGTAAGTCCGGCGGCTGGAAAAAAGAGGGTTTCGATCACCGGATGGCTGAGGTCCAGGCCGTGA
- a CDS encoding aspartyl/asparaginyl beta-hydroxylase domain-containing protein — protein MAEVQAVNDGSAAARIGRLFEQVEHAARAGRDAEVTACLSGILAIAPEHPRALNMIGNRLLSGGDAAGARRMFERAVAQDPQAPPIWLNLAFAARATGDSAAELAALDRALVADPYFVVALLEKAQWFERHDRKAEAVLAYRALNDAAPAFETLPPRVADALRHGKALVDSEDQSIEREIRAEIGDRPIASQRFEHALEALGGRRKIYHPKPAGLHFPYLPAMQFFDRAQFPWFEKLEKATDDIRRELLGLLQGADPNVPYVNIAPGTPENQWHALNRSLNWGAIFLLKDGEPIRDMLDRCPVTASALADLPLLDIPHRGPTVMFSTLKPHTRIPPHHGVTNIRAVVHLPLIVPQGCGFRVGSETREWREGEAWAFDDTIEHEAWNESDDTRIIMIIDVWNPFLDEEERALLRTTNQVLARMGEVKT, from the coding sequence ATGGCTGAGGTCCAGGCCGTGAACGATGGTTCCGCCGCCGCCAGGATCGGGCGTTTGTTCGAGCAAGTCGAACATGCGGCGAGAGCGGGGCGTGATGCGGAAGTGACCGCCTGTCTCAGCGGGATATTGGCGATCGCGCCCGAACATCCTCGCGCGCTGAATATGATCGGCAATCGGCTTCTCTCGGGTGGTGATGCGGCGGGCGCGCGCCGCATGTTCGAGCGGGCCGTGGCGCAAGACCCGCAGGCACCCCCGATCTGGCTGAACCTAGCGTTCGCGGCGCGGGCGACGGGCGATTCCGCCGCCGAACTTGCCGCGCTGGATCGGGCGTTGGTGGCCGATCCCTATTTCGTGGTCGCGCTGCTGGAAAAAGCCCAGTGGTTTGAGCGCCATGATCGCAAGGCCGAAGCTGTTCTGGCCTATCGCGCGCTAAACGACGCGGCGCCGGCCTTCGAAACGCTGCCACCGCGCGTCGCCGATGCCTTACGCCACGGCAAGGCATTGGTCGACAGCGAAGACCAGAGCATCGAGCGGGAGATCCGCGCGGAGATCGGCGACCGCCCGATCGCCTCGCAACGGTTCGAACATGCGCTGGAGGCTTTGGGGGGGCGGCGTAAGATCTACCATCCCAAACCTGCTGGTCTGCATTTTCCCTATCTGCCGGCGATGCAATTCTTCGATCGCGCACAATTTCCCTGGTTCGAAAAGCTGGAAAAGGCGACCGACGACATTCGGCGCGAACTTCTCGGCCTTCTCCAAGGTGCCGATCCAAATGTGCCTTATGTCAACATCGCCCCCGGCACGCCGGAAAACCAATGGCACGCGCTGAACCGCTCACTGAACTGGGGCGCGATTTTCCTTTTGAAGGATGGCGAGCCGATCCGCGATATGCTCGATCGTTGCCCGGTTACGGCGAGCGCGCTTGCCGACCTGCCGCTGCTAGATATCCCGCATCGCGGCCCGACGGTGATGTTCTCCACGCTGAAGCCGCACACCCGGATACCGCCGCACCACGGCGTGACCAATATCCGCGCTGTGGTGCACCTGCCGCTGATCGTTCCACAGGGGTGCGGCTTTCGCGTTGGTTCGGAGACGCGCGAGTGGCGCGAGGGAGAGGCGTGGGCATTCGACGATACGATCGAGCATGAGGCATGGAATGAGAGCGACGACACGCGCATAATCATGATTATCGACGTGTGGAATCCGTTCCTCGACGAAGAGGAAAGAGCTTTGCTGCGCACTACGAACCAAGTACTGGCGCGTATGGGCGAAGTTAAGACGTGA